In the genome of Flavobacteriaceae bacterium YJPT1-3, the window CTTTTCGACCAATGAGCTTATCGAACTTGGCCCGATAGGGTTCAAAATTGACACCCCCATAAATGAACAAACGGAAATTCGGGAAAAGTTCACCCACCGGTTTACCGGTTTTCGCGATCAAGCGTTCGAAGTACATTTGCACCCAGGATGGAATTCCGCTGATGACGGTCATATCCAATTGATGGGTTTCTTCTACGATGGCGTCTACCTTGGTCTCCCAGTCTTCGATGCAATTCGTTTCCCAGCTGGGCACGCGATTGCGCTGCAGATAAGCGGGCACATAATGGGCCACAATACCGGAAAGTCGACCCAATTTGATCCCGTTCTTTTCCTCCAACTCCGGACTCCCTTGCAAAAAGATCATCTTGCCGTCCACAAAGTCGGTATGTCCGGTTTGGTTAATGTACAGCAAGATCGCATTGCGCGCAGCCTCCGTATGCGAAGGCATAGACACTTTAGTGATAGGGATGTATTTGGCTCCGGAGGTGGTGCCGGAAGTCTTGGCAAAATAGAGGGGTTTTCCGGGCCAAAGAATGTCTTTTTCGCTCGCCACCACGCGATCCACATAAGGGCGCAGCGCTTCATAATCGCGGATAGGCACCTGCTGAATAAAGTCGGTGTGGGAATGGATCTGATCGAAGTGATGGTCCTGACCAAAGACCGTGGTACGCGCTGTCTTAATCAGTTCTTTAAATACCTTTCGCTGTGCACTCACAGGATTGTTGGCCCATTGATCTACCTTGTATTTCACATACTTCGCAAACAGTCGGGCTCCCCATCGCTTGATCTTCATGCTTAGTCGAAATCTATAAAGTTGGTGGGATTCAGGGGAAATCCATTGCTCCACAATTCAAAATGCAAATGGGGCCCTGTACTTAATTCTCCGGTAGAACCAACGGTGGCGATCACCTCACCCGCCGCAACGAGTTCCCCTTGTTGTTTGGACAAGGATTTATTGTGCTTATAGGCGGAGATCAGGTTATTCCCGTGTTCAATGATGATTACGTGACCGGTGGCTGCGGTCCATTCTGCGAAAATGACCGTACCGTCAGTCACCGCCTTGACCGGAGCATCTTTCACGGTGACGATATCTACGGCATAATGTTTTTTAGAGGCATCGTATCCATCACTGATGGTGCCACTTACGGGGGCATAGAGGGCAAAATTACCGGTCTCCACCTCACTTTCAAAAAGATTGTATTTGTCTTCCTGTGCGACGATGGCACGCAGTAGGGAGTCTTCGGCAGAAGGGGCCAGATCAACCAGATCAGGATCCATACGTGCGGCCTCCATGATGCTGTCACGATTAAACTCGACGGTCTGAACGTCTCCGGTCAACACTTTTTTGATCGATTCATAATACTGCTCATTGATGCGCATGGCACGTTGCAGCGAATCGGTTTTAAAAGCAAGTATGGTGGCTCTTTTTTTCAAAGCTGTCGAGGAATATCCGGGAATGTATTCCCGTAGTGGCGTATAGGCTATAAGTACCGTAGTAAGCGTAATCAGGGTAATGATGCTTATTCCTGAAATAATGAAAACATTAAGTCGGGTCAACTTGAAGGATAGCCGCTCTTCAAAGGTGTCTTCGTTCAAGATCACCAGCCGATACTTATGAAGCA includes:
- a CDS encoding GH3 auxin-responsive promoter family protein: MKIKRWGARLFAKYVKYKVDQWANNPVSAQRKVFKELIKTARTTVFGQDHHFDQIHSHTDFIQQVPIRDYEALRPYVDRVVASEKDILWPGKPLYFAKTSGTTSGAKYIPITKVSMPSHTEAARNAILLYINQTGHTDFVDGKMIFLQGSPELEEKNGIKLGRLSGIVAHYVPAYLQRNRVPSWETNCIEDWETKVDAIVEETHQLDMTVISGIPSWVQMYFERLIAKTGKPVGELFPNFRLFIYGGVNFEPYRAKFDKLIGRKVDSIELFPASEGFFAYQDQQGDPGMLLRLDAGIFYEFVRADSFFEEHPQRMTIGEVELGVNYVMLISSNAGLWAYNLGDTVQFTSLHPYRVIVSGRIKHYISAFGEHVIGKEVEHALKAAVDAHGGVVTEFTVAPQINPQQGLPYHEWLIEFEQRPKDEEAFAKALDQSLQDQNSYYFDLINGKVLRPLVITPISRGGFQQYMKTQGKLGGQNKIPRLTNDRKIADQLLEVEG
- a CDS encoding peptidoglycan DD-metalloendopeptidase family protein: MAKRKKTKEIKKKLLHKYRLVILNEDTFEERLSFKLTRLNVFIISGISIITLITLTTVLIAYTPLREYIPGYSSTALKKRATILAFKTDSLQRAMRINEQYYESIKKVLTGDVQTVEFNRDSIMEAARMDPDLVDLAPSAEDSLLRAIVAQEDKYNLFESEVETGNFALYAPVSGTISDGYDASKKHYAVDIVTVKDAPVKAVTDGTVIFAEWTAATGHVIIIEHGNNLISAYKHNKSLSKQQGELVAAGEVIATVGSTGELSTGPHLHFELWSNGFPLNPTNFIDFD